The Sabethes cyaneus chromosome 1, idSabCyanKW18_F2, whole genome shotgun sequence DNA segment TTTGCTAGCAAAAAACGACATCTGGAAAATGTGTTTTTCTCGTCGAGATTGTGTTGTATAGTGAAGATGTGTACACATATGAAGAACGCAATTTGAATACTTCAGACGCCTTGCaggtattttttttttacttccaTTTTGGTTTGGTTTTCTCATTAGTCTTACACTAAAGAATACATTACTGGACGGTGTAACTTTGACACTAGCTTAAagttattaaatttattcaacacCACACTTAGAATTGACGGACGTTACACGGTTTTGATCCAACGTGAAGTTtataaaaaattggaaaatattcCTGAGTGAAATTTGTGCGTTCGTTTCGTACCATTGAAATGCACCCTCATTCCTGAATCTTAAGCAATTGATGTCACAACTTTATGACAAGTCTCTAACAGTCTACAAAAAGTACAGAACCGTCTTGACGGTCATGAACAGACTGGCGGCGTACGGTATCATCCAAGCAATGGCCCGAGCCGGCTGGGGAATGACGACAACGGCGTACACCAGGGTATGTGCAATCCGAGCTACAGCCACGGCACGGAAAATATTCACGGCGATCCATGCGTCCGGTCCGGTTAGGATGTAGAAGAAAGCAATCACGAAGTATGGCAGGATGTTCTCCAGATCGTTAAGATGAGCCCTACAAAAGAATTTCGATTAACTTTTTGAAGCTAGCAAAGCCTGTGATGTTAGTACAAACCTGCGAACGCGCTCAACATCAGGGTCATCAAATTTAAGCTTCAGTTTCGGATTAGTAGCGATGTCTTCAGGGTTCACGAAAGCCTGCAAAGCAAAGTAATTCACCTGTTGTAATTAACGCAATCATGATGTATTTACAACGATGACTCTAATCCGAAATGTTGCTTCGTCATTCTCCACATACATCTTATTAATCGACAAACCTACCACTACACACATACGCAGAGCAGGCCGGCCACAGTTCAAGGCCAGCTTTGTGTATGTATTTTATTTCACCTCGATTGTTGCGTAATAACGGTTATTTGCCGTATAAAACATGATCAGTAAGATGACATTACCGGAAAAATTAACCAATCAATCGTTCGCGAACAAATGGGGTGTACAATTTGCCACCGGCAATCAATTTGACCTCTGTTGATTAGCTAGG contains these protein-coding regions:
- the LOC128736276 gene encoding microsomal glutathione S-transferase 1-like, whose amino-acid sequence is MVKLFDNINEEVYRAYVFWSAVLVGKMLLMSILTGMQRFRKKAFVNPEDIATNPKLKLKFDDPDVERVRRAHLNDLENILPYFVIAFFYILTGPDAWIAVNIFRAVAVARIAHTLVYAVVVIPQPARAIAWMIPYAASLFMTVKTVLYFL